A genomic stretch from Ooceraea biroi isolate clonal line C1 chromosome 3, Obir_v5.4, whole genome shotgun sequence includes:
- the LOC105281334 gene encoding uncharacterized protein LOC105281334 isoform X2 produces MVRRAKTKSKTEKVTINIRNHGTIVCYIGTYIFLLLQILKTSESQFREKERQIIVDKLRQITVSHAYNNPNNSDRSVLPCASNIAQTSPRGNSRLVHANNPGSNVAYEDYTCYRCKHFLEPRNLSLPFCETKPAFIGRCEVELNFVQAIVWLKSTIASVSQVSVEQLQQIFNRQWNAPDVISNWSCDAPQETIRQSRSILEDVQSETLNIAPTDNSSDLLVDDTFMSEICTNYTAENEGKNDSSSCVIPETDEEYSSSLKDLFQSSCAFSYASDGQTEMELEEDAGCSVNLISKSHIGTNKEAVDEVNAYFAEGQHVDASSNRKSVSLSRNESIKSTLALDYYSGESLIAESQCSLVDKFPLTPGCNSNDLVITQIDALSQISNVTVCQESITNYLTDEIRLMSPNVYDDDTFGFRIDDVGCSARMNKVTLENLRNDSAYSTDALNYEITARCTDDECTSRTDTEFHSKLQSCKRETITHKHVANSLSVLRPRKTYKRRSSSLPEKYEPKCLKNSSREEGVGVEGSISANWLNFTLESLNVEHVIIESLKVIVLVLCDERTASDYVTRRCWKDTLEEEAVNAALNVSDILIMERKPNICAREIMTAIIESLHEILTCKRLYQTPMLMYRVQIILQLCNSLSICVGIIDHLILVKLKSFQSALIRHTRNIWQNSSAEHAVINQLHLLFYALNIAIQKYRIIVPRDQESRITKNTIPHVADLWKRHYISIDDLECMSLNLDIKRTRWLNELENFTAVSMRNYVEFAEKSRSLFHMLTS; encoded by the exons ATGGTAAGGAGAGCGAAAACAAAGTCGAAGACTGAAAAGGTAACGATAAATATTCGTAATCACGGTACTATTGTATGTTATATTGGTACatacatctttttattattgcagatATTGAAAACATCGGAATCACAGTTTCGCGAAAAGGAGAGACAAATAATAGTCGATAAATTGCGACAAATAACGGTATCTCACGCATATAATAATCCGAATAATTCGG ATCGTTCGGTGCTACCTTGTGCAAGTAACATAGCGCAAACATCTCCAAGAGGAAACTCTCGGTTAGTTCACGCAAACAATCCTGGCAGTAATGTTGCGTACGAGGATTACACATGCTATCGTTGTAAACATTTTCTTGAACCACGTAACTTGTCTTTACCGTTTTGTGAGACTAAGCCTGCCTTCATCGGACGATGCGAGGTTGAGTTGAATTTCGTTCAAGCCATAGTCTGGCTGAAATCCACCATTGCCTCCGTGTCTCAAGTATCAGTCGAACAATTGCAACAGATATTTAACAGACAATGGAATGCACCTGATG TTATTTCTAATTGGTCATGTGATGCACCTCAAGAAACAATTCGTCAGTCACGCTCCATTTTGGAAGATGTGCAAAGCGAGACACTTAACATTGCGCCAACGGACAATTCAAGCGACTTGCTCGTGGATGACACCTTCATGTCAGAGATATGTACGAATTATACCGCagaaaatgaaggaaaaaaCGATTCTTCGTCCTGTGTAATTCCGGAAACAGACGAGGAATATTCATCGAGTTTGAAAGATCTATTTCAAAGCTCTTGTGCGTTCAGTTACGCGTCCGATGGTCAAACGGAGATGGAACTTGAGGAAGACGCGGGATGTTCAGTGAATCTTATATCGAAAAGTCACATCGGAACAAATAAAGAAGCTGTTGACGAAGTGAATGCCTATTTCGCTGAGGGACAGCATGTCGATGCTTCAAGTAACCGTAAATCCGTTTCATTATCCAGGAATGAATCTATCAAATCGACTCTCGCCTTGGACTACTACAGCGGAGAGTCATTAATAGCGGAGAGTCAGTGCAGTTTGGTTGACAAGTTCCCTTTGACGCCTGGCTGCAATTCTAACGATCTTGTCATAACTCAAATTGACGCTCTCTCTCAGATCAGCAACGTGACAGTTTGCCAGGAAAGTATCACTAATTATCTGACCGATGAAATACGACTGATGTCCCCAAACGTCTACGATGATGATACCTTCGGGTTTCGAATCGACGATGTCGGCTGCAGTGCGCGGATGAACAAAGTAACTCTGGAAAATCTGAGGAACGACAGTGCGTACAGCACCGATGCACTTAATTACGAAATCACGGCAAGGTGTACTGACGACGAGTGCACGTCGAGGACCGACACCGAATTTCATTCCAAATTGCAGTCTTGCAAAAGGGAGACTATCACGCACAAACATGTTGCAAACTCTCTGTCTGTACTACGACCGAGAAAAACGTATAAGAGACGATCTTCCTCTTTGCCAGAAAAATATGAACCGAAATGTTTAAAGAACTCGTCGAGGGAAGAGGGAGTAGGGGTGGAAGGATCGATTTCTGCTAATTGGTTGAATTTCACTCTGGAGTCGCTGAACGTCGAACACGTAATTATCGAATCGCTCAAGGTAATTGTCTTGGTGCTCTGCGACGAGAGAACGGCGAGCGATTATGTAACGCGAAGATGCTGGAAGGATACTCTGGAAGAGGAAGCTGTGAATGCGGCGCTTAATGTGTCTGACATTCTTATAATGGAGAGGAAACCCAACATATGCGCAAGAGAAATCATGACGGCGATAATCGAATCTTTGCACGAGATTCTAACATGTAAACGATTATATCAG ACACCCATGTTGATGTATCGCgtgcaaataattttgcaattgtgTAATTCATTATCAATTTGCGTCGGGATAATCGATCATTTGattttagtaaaattaaaatcgttcCAGTCTGCACTGATTAGGCACACAAGAAATATTTGGCAGAACAGTTCTGCCGAACATGCCGTGATAAATCAGTTGCATCTTTTGTTTTACGCGCTAAATATCGcgatacaaaaatatcgcATAATCGTACCGAGAGATCAAGAATCCCGAATTACGAAAAACACGATACCTCATGTCGCAGATTTATGGAAAAGGCATTATATCAGTATCGATGACCTTGAATGTATGAGCTTGAATCTGGATATTAAGAGGACGCGATGGTTAAAtgaattggaaaattttacAGCAGTATCTATGAGAAATTATGTAGAATTCGCCGAAAAATCACGGTCTCTGTTCCACATGCTTACATCGTAA
- the LOC113561713 gene encoding venom acid phosphatase Acph-1-like isoform X2 encodes MNGLRSFALITLASCVWIIPSLAAPELKLVHVLFAHKLYAPEENDADYAKQNETSIPQTLSYEYFTSAAMSMPKEAHLNMYNLGVHLREIYNEFLGDMFMLDVMKTRTTEYALSILSAQLVNAGLWPPSEEQMWMEDFNWQPIPTDYLELKEDTLMLGTLCPNFLSQMDQMLQTIEVQKIIAQHQSLFDYLSQYTKRNISTPSEVALLYATLETMVDRNELLPNWAIDIFPDGAMYNVTLLEYDLLSANSLQRQLNGGTLLGEIIGNSLKYKAGDIPKERKILLYSGDQRNIIGVLKNLDSWSPHIPNEAAALIFELYFDNETKIYGMKINYYTGVGGITIPLLLPNCTEICPLQSLVDIAFISMPENPQSLCGWPIKHSIEIEDQFNSTHSNISASYHTKNLIVSLILLFFNILL; translated from the exons ATGAACGGGTTGCGTTCATTCGCCCTCATCACACTCGCATCATGCGTCTGGATAATTCCTAGTTTGGCCGCACCGGAATTGAAATTGGTACACGTT TTGTTCGCACACAAGTTATATGCACCGGAAGAGAATGATGCAGATTATGCAAAGCAGAACGAGACCAGCATACCGCAAACTTTATCGTATGAATATTTTACCTCCGCCGCAATGAGCATGCCGAAG GAGGCGCACCTCAATATGTACAATCTTGGGGTGCATTTGCGCGAGATCTACAATGAATTTCTAGGCGACATGTTTATGTTAGATGTTATGAAGACGCGCACAACGGAATATGCCTTATCAATATTATCGGCTCAGCTTGTTAACGCGGGTTTGTGGCCCCCTTCGGAGGAACAAATGTGGATGGAGGATTTCAACTGGCAGCCGATACCAACTG ACTATCTGGAATTGAAAGAGGACACATTGATGCTGGGAACTCTATGCCCAAATTTTCTTTCACAGATGGACCAAATGTTGCAAACAATTGAGGTGCAAAAGATAATAGCACAGCATCAATCtttatttgattatctttCTCAGTATACTAAAAGAAACATTAGCACGCCATCAGAAGTGGCTCTTTTGTATGCTACTTTAGAAACAATG GTTGATCGAAATGAATTATTACCCAATTGGGCGATTGATATATTTCCCGACGGTGCAATGTACAATGTGACTTTATTAGAATACGATCTCCTGTCGGCAAACTCTTTACAAAGGCAGCTTAATGGCGGAACTCTTTTAGGAGAAATTATCGGTAATTCGCTGAAATATAAAGCAGGCGATATACCGAAAGAACGAAAAATATTGCTGTATAGCGGTGACCAAAGAAACATCATCGGAGTTTTGAAGAATCTCGATTCCTGGTCGCCTCACATTCCCAATGAAGCGGCTGCGTTAATCTTCGAACTGTACTTCGATAACGAGACAAAAATTTATGGAATGAAG atCAATTATTACACCGGCGTTGGTGGCATAACGATTCCTTTATTATTACCAAACTGTACAGAGATATGTCCGTTGCAGAGTTTAGTAGATATTGCTTTCATTTCGATGCCAGAGAACCCGCAGTCTTTATGTGGATGGCCCATCAAACATTCCATAGAAATAGAAGAtcaatttaattctacacattcCAATATATCCGCTTCGTATCATACTAAGAATCTAATAGTTagtctaatattattattttttaatattttactatag
- the LOC113561713 gene encoding venom acid phosphatase Acph-1-like isoform X1: MNCQYRSSEGKGTLKMNGLRSFALITLASCVWIIPSLAAPELKLVHVLFAHKLYAPEENDADYAKQNETSIPQTLSYEYFTSAAMSMPKEAHLNMYNLGVHLREIYNEFLGDMFMLDVMKTRTTEYALSILSAQLVNAGLWPPSEEQMWMEDFNWQPIPTDYLELKEDTLMLGTLCPNFLSQMDQMLQTIEVQKIIAQHQSLFDYLSQYTKRNISTPSEVALLYATLETMVDRNELLPNWAIDIFPDGAMYNVTLLEYDLLSANSLQRQLNGGTLLGEIIGNSLKYKAGDIPKERKILLYSGDQRNIIGVLKNLDSWSPHIPNEAAALIFELYFDNETKIYGMKINYYTGVGGITIPLLLPNCTEICPLQSLVDIAFISMPENPQSLCGWPIKHSIEIEDQFNSTHSNISASYHTKNLIVSLILLFFNILL, from the exons ATG AACTGCCAATATCGGTCTTCCGAAGGAAAAGGGACGCTGAAAATGAACGGGTTGCGTTCATTCGCCCTCATCACACTCGCATCATGCGTCTGGATAATTCCTAGTTTGGCCGCACCGGAATTGAAATTGGTACACGTT TTGTTCGCACACAAGTTATATGCACCGGAAGAGAATGATGCAGATTATGCAAAGCAGAACGAGACCAGCATACCGCAAACTTTATCGTATGAATATTTTACCTCCGCCGCAATGAGCATGCCGAAG GAGGCGCACCTCAATATGTACAATCTTGGGGTGCATTTGCGCGAGATCTACAATGAATTTCTAGGCGACATGTTTATGTTAGATGTTATGAAGACGCGCACAACGGAATATGCCTTATCAATATTATCGGCTCAGCTTGTTAACGCGGGTTTGTGGCCCCCTTCGGAGGAACAAATGTGGATGGAGGATTTCAACTGGCAGCCGATACCAACTG ACTATCTGGAATTGAAAGAGGACACATTGATGCTGGGAACTCTATGCCCAAATTTTCTTTCACAGATGGACCAAATGTTGCAAACAATTGAGGTGCAAAAGATAATAGCACAGCATCAATCtttatttgattatctttCTCAGTATACTAAAAGAAACATTAGCACGCCATCAGAAGTGGCTCTTTTGTATGCTACTTTAGAAACAATG GTTGATCGAAATGAATTATTACCCAATTGGGCGATTGATATATTTCCCGACGGTGCAATGTACAATGTGACTTTATTAGAATACGATCTCCTGTCGGCAAACTCTTTACAAAGGCAGCTTAATGGCGGAACTCTTTTAGGAGAAATTATCGGTAATTCGCTGAAATATAAAGCAGGCGATATACCGAAAGAACGAAAAATATTGCTGTATAGCGGTGACCAAAGAAACATCATCGGAGTTTTGAAGAATCTCGATTCCTGGTCGCCTCACATTCCCAATGAAGCGGCTGCGTTAATCTTCGAACTGTACTTCGATAACGAGACAAAAATTTATGGAATGAAG atCAATTATTACACCGGCGTTGGTGGCATAACGATTCCTTTATTATTACCAAACTGTACAGAGATATGTCCGTTGCAGAGTTTAGTAGATATTGCTTTCATTTCGATGCCAGAGAACCCGCAGTCTTTATGTGGATGGCCCATCAAACATTCCATAGAAATAGAAGAtcaatttaattctacacattcCAATATATCCGCTTCGTATCATACTAAGAATCTAATAGTTagtctaatattattattttttaatattttactatag
- the LOC105281336 gene encoding mitochondrial import inner membrane translocase subunit Tim13 isoform X3, translated as MEALAAGNLTGSQRDELMQQVKQQIAVANAQELLTKITEKCFKKCIGKPGTSLDSSEQNIYFYCVQRKEMHSNVHGSIHGLV; from the exons ATGGAGGCATTGGCCGCGGGAAATCTGACCGGCTCGCAGCGAGATGAGTTAATGCAGCAAGTGAAGCAGCAAATAGCGGTCGCCAATGCCCAGGAACTGCTCACG AAAATCACGGAAAAGTGCTTCAAAAAATGCATAGGCAAGCCGGGTACCTCGCTGGATAGCTCGGAACAG aatatatatttctattgcGTACAACGGAAAG aaatgcATAGCAATGTGCATGGATCGATACATGGACTCGTTTAA
- the LOC105281334 gene encoding uncharacterized protein LOC105281334 isoform X3: MVRRAKTKSKTEKILKTSESQFREKERQIIVDKLRQITVSHAYNNPNNSDRSVLPCASNIAQTSPRGNSRLVHANNPGSNVAYEDYTCYRCKHFLEPRNLSLPFCETKPAFIGRCEVELNFVQAIVWLKSTIASVSQVSVEQLQQIFNRQWNAPDALNSSVISNWSCDAPQETIRQSRSILEDVQSETLNIAPTDNSSDLLVDDTFMSEICTNYTAENEGKNDSSSCVIPETDEEYSSSLKDLFQSSCAFSYASDGQTEMELEEDAGCSVNLISKSHIGTNKEAVDEVNAYFAEGQHVDASSNRKSVSLSRNESIKSTLALDYYSGESLIAESQCSLVDKFPLTPGCNSNDLVITQIDALSQISNVTVCQESITNYLTDEIRLMSPNVYDDDTFGFRIDDVGCSARMNKVTLENLRNDSAYSTDALNYEITARCTDDECTSRTDTEFHSKLQSCKRETITHKHVANSLSVLRPRKTYKRRSSSLPEKYEPKCLKNSSREEGVGVEGSISANWLNFTLESLNVEHVIIESLKVIVLVLCDERTASDYVTRRCWKDTLEEEAVNAALNVSDILIMERKPNICAREIMTAIIESLHEILTCKRLYQTPMLMYRVQIILQLCNSLSICVGIIDHLILVKLKSFQSALIRHTRNIWQNSSAEHAVINQLHLLFYALNIAIQKYRIIVPRDQESRITKNTIPHVADLWKRHYISIDDLECMSLNLDIKRTRWLNELENFTAVSMRNYVEFAEKSRSLFHMLTS; the protein is encoded by the exons ATGGTAAGGAGAGCGAAAACAAAGTCGAAGACTGAAAAG atATTGAAAACATCGGAATCACAGTTTCGCGAAAAGGAGAGACAAATAATAGTCGATAAATTGCGACAAATAACGGTATCTCACGCATATAATAATCCGAATAATTCGG ATCGTTCGGTGCTACCTTGTGCAAGTAACATAGCGCAAACATCTCCAAGAGGAAACTCTCGGTTAGTTCACGCAAACAATCCTGGCAGTAATGTTGCGTACGAGGATTACACATGCTATCGTTGTAAACATTTTCTTGAACCACGTAACTTGTCTTTACCGTTTTGTGAGACTAAGCCTGCCTTCATCGGACGATGCGAGGTTGAGTTGAATTTCGTTCAAGCCATAGTCTGGCTGAAATCCACCATTGCCTCCGTGTCTCAAGTATCAGTCGAACAATTGCAACAGATATTTAACAGACAATGGAATGCACCTGATG CGTTAAATTCTTCAGTTATTTCTAATTGGTCATGTGATGCACCTCAAGAAACAATTCGTCAGTCACGCTCCATTTTGGAAGATGTGCAAAGCGAGACACTTAACATTGCGCCAACGGACAATTCAAGCGACTTGCTCGTGGATGACACCTTCATGTCAGAGATATGTACGAATTATACCGCagaaaatgaaggaaaaaaCGATTCTTCGTCCTGTGTAATTCCGGAAACAGACGAGGAATATTCATCGAGTTTGAAAGATCTATTTCAAAGCTCTTGTGCGTTCAGTTACGCGTCCGATGGTCAAACGGAGATGGAACTTGAGGAAGACGCGGGATGTTCAGTGAATCTTATATCGAAAAGTCACATCGGAACAAATAAAGAAGCTGTTGACGAAGTGAATGCCTATTTCGCTGAGGGACAGCATGTCGATGCTTCAAGTAACCGTAAATCCGTTTCATTATCCAGGAATGAATCTATCAAATCGACTCTCGCCTTGGACTACTACAGCGGAGAGTCATTAATAGCGGAGAGTCAGTGCAGTTTGGTTGACAAGTTCCCTTTGACGCCTGGCTGCAATTCTAACGATCTTGTCATAACTCAAATTGACGCTCTCTCTCAGATCAGCAACGTGACAGTTTGCCAGGAAAGTATCACTAATTATCTGACCGATGAAATACGACTGATGTCCCCAAACGTCTACGATGATGATACCTTCGGGTTTCGAATCGACGATGTCGGCTGCAGTGCGCGGATGAACAAAGTAACTCTGGAAAATCTGAGGAACGACAGTGCGTACAGCACCGATGCACTTAATTACGAAATCACGGCAAGGTGTACTGACGACGAGTGCACGTCGAGGACCGACACCGAATTTCATTCCAAATTGCAGTCTTGCAAAAGGGAGACTATCACGCACAAACATGTTGCAAACTCTCTGTCTGTACTACGACCGAGAAAAACGTATAAGAGACGATCTTCCTCTTTGCCAGAAAAATATGAACCGAAATGTTTAAAGAACTCGTCGAGGGAAGAGGGAGTAGGGGTGGAAGGATCGATTTCTGCTAATTGGTTGAATTTCACTCTGGAGTCGCTGAACGTCGAACACGTAATTATCGAATCGCTCAAGGTAATTGTCTTGGTGCTCTGCGACGAGAGAACGGCGAGCGATTATGTAACGCGAAGATGCTGGAAGGATACTCTGGAAGAGGAAGCTGTGAATGCGGCGCTTAATGTGTCTGACATTCTTATAATGGAGAGGAAACCCAACATATGCGCAAGAGAAATCATGACGGCGATAATCGAATCTTTGCACGAGATTCTAACATGTAAACGATTATATCAG ACACCCATGTTGATGTATCGCgtgcaaataattttgcaattgtgTAATTCATTATCAATTTGCGTCGGGATAATCGATCATTTGattttagtaaaattaaaatcgttcCAGTCTGCACTGATTAGGCACACAAGAAATATTTGGCAGAACAGTTCTGCCGAACATGCCGTGATAAATCAGTTGCATCTTTTGTTTTACGCGCTAAATATCGcgatacaaaaatatcgcATAATCGTACCGAGAGATCAAGAATCCCGAATTACGAAAAACACGATACCTCATGTCGCAGATTTATGGAAAAGGCATTATATCAGTATCGATGACCTTGAATGTATGAGCTTGAATCTGGATATTAAGAGGACGCGATGGTTAAAtgaattggaaaattttacAGCAGTATCTATGAGAAATTATGTAGAATTCGCCGAAAAATCACGGTCTCTGTTCCACATGCTTACATCGTAA
- the LOC105281336 gene encoding mitochondrial import inner membrane translocase subunit Tim13 isoform X2: MEALAAGNLTGSQRDELMQQVKQQIAVANAQELLTKITEKCFKKCIGKPGTSLDSSEQKCIAMCMDRYMDSFNLVSKTYSERLQRERNRIYNG, encoded by the exons ATGGAGGCATTGGCCGCGGGAAATCTGACCGGCTCGCAGCGAGATGAGTTAATGCAGCAAGTGAAGCAGCAAATAGCGGTCGCCAATGCCCAGGAACTGCTCACG AAAATCACGGAAAAGTGCTTCAAAAAATGCATAGGCAAGCCGGGTACCTCGCTGGATAGCTCGGAACAG aaatgcATAGCAATGTGCATGGATCGATACATGGACTCGTTTAATCTTGTATCAAAGACGTACAGTGAACGGCTCCAGAGGGAGCGCAACAGaat
- the LOC105281336 gene encoding mitochondrial import inner membrane translocase subunit Tim13 isoform X1 has translation MEALAAGNLTGSQRDELMQQVKQQIAVANAQELLTKITEKCFKKCIGKPGTSLDSSEQKCIAMCMDRYMDSFNLVSKTYSERLQRERNRMQSISRRTIS, from the exons ATGGAGGCATTGGCCGCGGGAAATCTGACCGGCTCGCAGCGAGATGAGTTAATGCAGCAAGTGAAGCAGCAAATAGCGGTCGCCAATGCCCAGGAACTGCTCACG AAAATCACGGAAAAGTGCTTCAAAAAATGCATAGGCAAGCCGGGTACCTCGCTGGATAGCTCGGAACAG aaatgcATAGCAATGTGCATGGATCGATACATGGACTCGTTTAATCTTGTATCAAAGACGTACAGTGAACGGCTCCAGAGGGAGCGCAACAGaat GCAATCCATATCTAGACGGACGATTTCCTGA
- the LOC105281334 gene encoding uncharacterized protein LOC105281334 isoform X1 — MVRRAKTKSKTEKVTINIRNHGTIVCYIGTYIFLLLQILKTSESQFREKERQIIVDKLRQITVSHAYNNPNNSDRSVLPCASNIAQTSPRGNSRLVHANNPGSNVAYEDYTCYRCKHFLEPRNLSLPFCETKPAFIGRCEVELNFVQAIVWLKSTIASVSQVSVEQLQQIFNRQWNAPDALNSSVISNWSCDAPQETIRQSRSILEDVQSETLNIAPTDNSSDLLVDDTFMSEICTNYTAENEGKNDSSSCVIPETDEEYSSSLKDLFQSSCAFSYASDGQTEMELEEDAGCSVNLISKSHIGTNKEAVDEVNAYFAEGQHVDASSNRKSVSLSRNESIKSTLALDYYSGESLIAESQCSLVDKFPLTPGCNSNDLVITQIDALSQISNVTVCQESITNYLTDEIRLMSPNVYDDDTFGFRIDDVGCSARMNKVTLENLRNDSAYSTDALNYEITARCTDDECTSRTDTEFHSKLQSCKRETITHKHVANSLSVLRPRKTYKRRSSSLPEKYEPKCLKNSSREEGVGVEGSISANWLNFTLESLNVEHVIIESLKVIVLVLCDERTASDYVTRRCWKDTLEEEAVNAALNVSDILIMERKPNICAREIMTAIIESLHEILTCKRLYQTPMLMYRVQIILQLCNSLSICVGIIDHLILVKLKSFQSALIRHTRNIWQNSSAEHAVINQLHLLFYALNIAIQKYRIIVPRDQESRITKNTIPHVADLWKRHYISIDDLECMSLNLDIKRTRWLNELENFTAVSMRNYVEFAEKSRSLFHMLTS; from the exons ATGGTAAGGAGAGCGAAAACAAAGTCGAAGACTGAAAAGGTAACGATAAATATTCGTAATCACGGTACTATTGTATGTTATATTGGTACatacatctttttattattgcagatATTGAAAACATCGGAATCACAGTTTCGCGAAAAGGAGAGACAAATAATAGTCGATAAATTGCGACAAATAACGGTATCTCACGCATATAATAATCCGAATAATTCGG ATCGTTCGGTGCTACCTTGTGCAAGTAACATAGCGCAAACATCTCCAAGAGGAAACTCTCGGTTAGTTCACGCAAACAATCCTGGCAGTAATGTTGCGTACGAGGATTACACATGCTATCGTTGTAAACATTTTCTTGAACCACGTAACTTGTCTTTACCGTTTTGTGAGACTAAGCCTGCCTTCATCGGACGATGCGAGGTTGAGTTGAATTTCGTTCAAGCCATAGTCTGGCTGAAATCCACCATTGCCTCCGTGTCTCAAGTATCAGTCGAACAATTGCAACAGATATTTAACAGACAATGGAATGCACCTGATG CGTTAAATTCTTCAGTTATTTCTAATTGGTCATGTGATGCACCTCAAGAAACAATTCGTCAGTCACGCTCCATTTTGGAAGATGTGCAAAGCGAGACACTTAACATTGCGCCAACGGACAATTCAAGCGACTTGCTCGTGGATGACACCTTCATGTCAGAGATATGTACGAATTATACCGCagaaaatgaaggaaaaaaCGATTCTTCGTCCTGTGTAATTCCGGAAACAGACGAGGAATATTCATCGAGTTTGAAAGATCTATTTCAAAGCTCTTGTGCGTTCAGTTACGCGTCCGATGGTCAAACGGAGATGGAACTTGAGGAAGACGCGGGATGTTCAGTGAATCTTATATCGAAAAGTCACATCGGAACAAATAAAGAAGCTGTTGACGAAGTGAATGCCTATTTCGCTGAGGGACAGCATGTCGATGCTTCAAGTAACCGTAAATCCGTTTCATTATCCAGGAATGAATCTATCAAATCGACTCTCGCCTTGGACTACTACAGCGGAGAGTCATTAATAGCGGAGAGTCAGTGCAGTTTGGTTGACAAGTTCCCTTTGACGCCTGGCTGCAATTCTAACGATCTTGTCATAACTCAAATTGACGCTCTCTCTCAGATCAGCAACGTGACAGTTTGCCAGGAAAGTATCACTAATTATCTGACCGATGAAATACGACTGATGTCCCCAAACGTCTACGATGATGATACCTTCGGGTTTCGAATCGACGATGTCGGCTGCAGTGCGCGGATGAACAAAGTAACTCTGGAAAATCTGAGGAACGACAGTGCGTACAGCACCGATGCACTTAATTACGAAATCACGGCAAGGTGTACTGACGACGAGTGCACGTCGAGGACCGACACCGAATTTCATTCCAAATTGCAGTCTTGCAAAAGGGAGACTATCACGCACAAACATGTTGCAAACTCTCTGTCTGTACTACGACCGAGAAAAACGTATAAGAGACGATCTTCCTCTTTGCCAGAAAAATATGAACCGAAATGTTTAAAGAACTCGTCGAGGGAAGAGGGAGTAGGGGTGGAAGGATCGATTTCTGCTAATTGGTTGAATTTCACTCTGGAGTCGCTGAACGTCGAACACGTAATTATCGAATCGCTCAAGGTAATTGTCTTGGTGCTCTGCGACGAGAGAACGGCGAGCGATTATGTAACGCGAAGATGCTGGAAGGATACTCTGGAAGAGGAAGCTGTGAATGCGGCGCTTAATGTGTCTGACATTCTTATAATGGAGAGGAAACCCAACATATGCGCAAGAGAAATCATGACGGCGATAATCGAATCTTTGCACGAGATTCTAACATGTAAACGATTATATCAG ACACCCATGTTGATGTATCGCgtgcaaataattttgcaattgtgTAATTCATTATCAATTTGCGTCGGGATAATCGATCATTTGattttagtaaaattaaaatcgttcCAGTCTGCACTGATTAGGCACACAAGAAATATTTGGCAGAACAGTTCTGCCGAACATGCCGTGATAAATCAGTTGCATCTTTTGTTTTACGCGCTAAATATCGcgatacaaaaatatcgcATAATCGTACCGAGAGATCAAGAATCCCGAATTACGAAAAACACGATACCTCATGTCGCAGATTTATGGAAAAGGCATTATATCAGTATCGATGACCTTGAATGTATGAGCTTGAATCTGGATATTAAGAGGACGCGATGGTTAAAtgaattggaaaattttacAGCAGTATCTATGAGAAATTATGTAGAATTCGCCGAAAAATCACGGTCTCTGTTCCACATGCTTACATCGTAA